The following proteins come from a genomic window of Pirellulales bacterium:
- a CDS encoding sialate O-acetylesterase, with product MSRTPRYLVLVLTLAIGCWAGAAMAAVKLPTIIGGDMVLQQGCPVPIWGWADKGEEVTVNFAGQSVSGKAGDDGRWEVKLAKLEATPNEKPLEMTIKGSSGEPITLKNILVGEVWICSGQSNMEMGIGIAQNAPAEIKAADYPNIRLFTVTKSKVREPASDVKGSWAECNSKTISTGGWGGFSAAAYYFGRDLYKKLKVPVGLIHTSWGGTAAELWTSKKALEANPLLKDLAGHGENSSLYNGMIAPLVPFAIRGAIWYQGEANVGRAAQYRELLPTMIRNWRSEWKQGDFPFGVVQIAPFDYHGGIPEAELWESQVYTAESVPNTGLITTMDIGELKNIHPKNKQEVGRRLAMWALAKVYGENVEYSGPIYKSMEIDGDKIKISFDHLDGGLKSRDGKPLTEFTITGPDGKFQPAKAEIEGSTVVVESDKVSNPVAVRFAFHDTAQPNLESKEGLPAVPFRTDSGLPPVRTEQPGTAAKTPKSAK from the coding sequence ATGTCGCGCACGCCCCGTTATCTTGTTCTTGTACTCACGCTTGCGATTGGCTGTTGGGCCGGCGCCGCCATGGCGGCCGTGAAATTGCCGACCATCATTGGCGGCGACATGGTATTGCAACAGGGTTGCCCGGTGCCGATTTGGGGTTGGGCCGACAAAGGGGAAGAGGTGACGGTCAATTTTGCCGGCCAATCCGTCAGCGGCAAGGCGGGCGACGACGGCCGCTGGGAAGTCAAGCTCGCCAAGCTCGAAGCCACGCCCAATGAAAAGCCGCTGGAAATGACCATTAAAGGCTCGTCGGGCGAGCCGATCACGCTGAAGAATATCCTGGTTGGTGAGGTGTGGATTTGCTCGGGGCAGTCGAACATGGAAATGGGAATCGGCATCGCCCAAAACGCTCCCGCGGAAATCAAGGCCGCCGATTATCCCAATATCCGCCTATTTACGGTCACGAAATCAAAGGTCCGCGAACCCGCCAGCGACGTGAAGGGGAGTTGGGCGGAGTGCAATTCGAAGACGATCTCGACCGGCGGCTGGGGCGGTTTTTCGGCCGCGGCTTACTACTTCGGCCGCGATCTGTATAAGAAGCTCAAGGTTCCGGTGGGCCTGATTCACACTTCGTGGGGCGGCACCGCCGCCGAGCTTTGGACCAGCAAGAAAGCACTCGAAGCGAATCCGCTGCTCAAAGACCTGGCCGGTCACGGCGAAAATTCGTCGCTCTACAACGGCATGATCGCTCCGCTGGTGCCGTTCGCGATTCGTGGCGCCATCTGGTATCAGGGCGAGGCCAACGTCGGCCGGGCCGCCCAATATCGCGAGCTGCTTCCGACGATGATCCGCAATTGGCGCAGCGAATGGAAGCAGGGCGACTTCCCGTTCGGAGTCGTTCAAATTGCTCCCTTCGATTATCACGGCGGCATTCCCGAAGCCGAACTTTGGGAATCGCAGGTTTACACCGCGGAATCGGTGCCGAACACCGGCCTCATTACGACGATGGACATCGGCGAACTGAAAAACATCCACCCCAAAAACAAGCAGGAAGTGGGCCGGCGGCTGGCGATGTGGGCGCTGGCAAAAGTGTACGGCGAAAACGTCGAGTATTCCGGACCGATCTACAAGTCGATGGAAATCGATGGCGACAAGATCAAGATTTCCTTCGACCATCTCGATGGCGGATTGAAATCGCGCGACGGCAAGCCGCTCACGGAATTCACGATCACCGGCCCGGACGGCAAATTCCAGCCGGCTAAGGCCGAGATCGAGGGTTCGACTGTCGTGGTCGAGAGCGACAAGGTGTCGAATCCCGTGGCCGTGCGCTTCGCATTCCACGATACGGCACAGCCAAATCTCGAAAGCAAAGAAGGCCTGCCGGCAGTCCCCTTCCGAACCGACAGCGGATTGCCACCGGTCCGCACCGAGCAGCCCGGCACCGCAGCAAAAACGCCGAAATCCGCAAAGTGA